The window TAACGACATAGTTGTAAGAAAATGTACAATTGCTTTTTATTACATATGTTTATCCAGGAGTTCGTGATGAAGAAATATATACTGCTATTAGGGTTGATTCTGTTTGGGAGTGGTTGCGTAAACCAGGCCAGAACGATGAAGGTGGAAATTGACAGTTCTCCGGTAGCCAACAGCACGGCAACAGTCATCCTTTACCACCAATCCAATTACCAGGAAGGATTTCTTAACGAATACCCGATAACGGTTGATGGCTCCCTGGAAGGAACAGTAATCGCGGAACAACCGCTAAAACTAAGTCTTAACGAAGGCATCCACACCCTGCTCACCAACAGCTTTGGCCTGAAATCTAAAGGGGTGACACAACGATTTAAAGCCGGGAAAGTCTATTTCTTTTCTGTTCAAAAGAAATACAGTACTTTTTACGACACCCTGGTAATCGCACCAAGTGAGGAAGTACAGTATTACGAAATTATCTCTCACCGGTAAAGTTCACTTTCGCATGGTCTGCGACAAAGGCTCCGCAGCCTTGATCTAACCGGATCGTATACTCTTCGAGGCGATCTACAGGTTTTCATTGCTTACAATTAAAATTCCTCATAAGCTGAGATCCACTCCTGATGATCTGTTACAGCCATTTGACAGCCCAGTCAAGCTCGTATACCCTGTTACCATACCCCTGTAATATCAGACTCTCCAGCCGACCAGGCAACATACCCGATGCCCAGGAGACATCATGACAGAAGCCCAATCCTGCCCTAACGATAAAACTCAGTATCAGCCCTGCCCGCCTGTACTGTTTTTCTGGTTTGCTCTGATAGCAATATCACTGACTACTCTACTGAGTGGCTGCAACACCCCTAAACCCTTTAACGGAGAACCAGTACAACTTGATGTATCAGATGGTCAGTGGCAAACACTGCAGCCTGAAAACATCACGGCAATATACGGTATTGGACTCAGTTATGCTGAACATATCGTAGAAACAGGAAGAACCTGGGACCCCGACACCCCTGCACCGGTTTTTAAAAAATCATTGAATTCCCTGAATACAGGCCAGACTATCGTATATCCCGATCGGGCATCATTTCTGACCATGGCAGAAACTGTCGAACCCGGCCTGGCACGTGTGCTTGAGGAGCGTTTCCCGTATATAAACCCACTTCTTGACTACGAAGTTGAGTTGGGTATGGTCTTGCTTGAGCCCTTCGACCGCAGCCGTATAAACGATTCGAATTATCTGCCAAGGCTCGGATTTGTCCTGGCTGCTGATATCACCGCACGCTCTTTTATGGTACTCGGTGAAGATAAACCGAACCAGAGTGAGTATTGGGGAGCCGCCAAGAGTTTCCCTGGATTTTCGGCTGTCGGTAGCAAGATGTGGATACCAAGTGCGTTTTCCAACGAAACAGTAGTAAATGTGTCACTTGAGACCTGGGTGAACGGGAAACAACGACAGAATGGCAATACTTCAGACCGGGTCTACTCCGC of the Desulfosediminicola ganghwensis genome contains:
- a CDS encoding fumarylacetoacetate hydrolase family protein — translated: MTEAQSCPNDKTQYQPCPPVLFFWFALIAISLTTLLSGCNTPKPFNGEPVQLDVSDGQWQTLQPENITAIYGIGLSYAEHIVETGRTWDPDTPAPVFKKSLNSLNTGQTIVYPDRASFLTMAETVEPGLARVLEERFPYINPLLDYEVELGMVLLEPFDRSRINDSNYLPRLGFVLAADITARSFMVLGEDKPNQSEYWGAAKSFPGFSAVGSKMWIPSAFSNETVVNVSLETWVNGKQRQNGNTSDRVYSAKEMIEFIAAQYPGDPLHAGTVIMTGTPPGVAFRVPGWKRALAKMLGLNRFTLLGMVIEANDNNPDFLMPGDIIGFNVGQYDSLNYKVVGQSAAEEITGSTGSN